From the Gordonia bronchialis DSM 43247 genome, one window contains:
- the narI gene encoding respiratory nitrate reductase subunit gamma, whose product MDVLLWGVLPYVTLLLLIGGTIWRYRYDKFGWTTRSSELYESRLLRIGSPIFHFGILVVIVGHAMGLVIPESWTEAIGVSEHLYHIVAAGFGLLAGVLTLGGLAILIYRRRTSGPVFMATTTNDKVMYVVLTAALVLGVYITLIGTVPGATGVNYRETVSPWFRSIFLLRPDIDAMSAAPARFHIHVLVGMLVFAMVPFTRLVHAFTAPVHYLFRPYIVYRSRDAVPTDGSRPTRRGWAPVGTRDRQR is encoded by the coding sequence ATGGACGTTCTGTTGTGGGGAGTACTGCCCTACGTCACATTGCTGCTGCTGATCGGCGGCACCATCTGGCGTTACCGCTACGACAAGTTCGGCTGGACCACCCGATCGTCGGAGCTCTACGAATCCCGGTTGCTCCGAATCGGTTCTCCAATTTTCCATTTCGGCATCCTGGTGGTGATCGTCGGGCATGCGATGGGCCTGGTGATCCCGGAGTCCTGGACGGAGGCCATCGGGGTCTCCGAGCACCTCTACCACATCGTTGCTGCCGGTTTCGGCCTGCTGGCCGGCGTCTTGACGCTTGGCGGTCTGGCCATCCTCATCTACCGGCGGCGCACGTCGGGCCCGGTGTTCATGGCCACCACCACCAACGACAAGGTGATGTACGTCGTGCTCACCGCCGCACTGGTTCTCGGCGTGTACATCACGCTGATCGGCACCGTCCCCGGTGCGACGGGTGTGAACTACCGCGAGACCGTGTCGCCGTGGTTCCGCTCGATCTTCTTGCTGCGCCCCGACATCGACGCGATGTCGGCCGCCCCGGCGCGTTTCCACATCCACGTCCTCGTGGGCATGCTCGTGTTCGCCATGGTGCCGTTCACCCGGCTCGTCCACGCCTTCACCGCGCCGGTGCACTACCTGTTCCGGCCCTACATCGTCTACCGCAGCCGCGACGCGGTGCCCACTGACGGTAGCCGTCCGACACGACGGGGATGGGCTCCCGTCGGGACCAGGGACCGGCAACGATGA
- a CDS encoding DUF4262 domain-containing protein, with translation MPDHDLALRGLPRWHPDPLVRATLDRIRRYGWAVTAVGNECQHDSPTCVPPECAFAYTTGLRLHELPEMAIYGLDARTAGAVLNELGHLFHRHDWRAAVRGRVAVELDSLNVPVTLIELVDKSDLLITNAVYPDAPVVQAVWPDELGSYPWEDGYLLTPADQLVRGVYDADSRPEPGPRIIRSGAGLNRAQRRRVARRRA, from the coding sequence ATGCCCGATCACGACCTCGCACTACGCGGCCTCCCGCGCTGGCATCCCGATCCGCTGGTGCGTGCGACCCTCGATCGCATCCGCCGATACGGCTGGGCGGTGACCGCGGTCGGCAACGAGTGCCAACACGACTCGCCGACCTGCGTTCCGCCGGAGTGCGCATTCGCCTACACCACGGGACTCCGCCTGCACGAGCTCCCGGAGATGGCGATCTACGGACTCGATGCCCGGACCGCCGGCGCCGTCCTCAACGAGCTCGGGCACCTCTTCCACCGGCACGACTGGCGGGCCGCGGTCCGGGGACGCGTCGCGGTGGAGCTGGACTCGCTGAACGTCCCGGTCACGCTGATCGAACTCGTCGACAAGTCCGACCTGCTGATCACCAACGCCGTGTACCCGGATGCCCCGGTCGTACAGGCGGTCTGGCCCGACGAACTGGGCAGCTACCCGTGGGAGGACGGCTACCTGCTGACGCCCGCCGACCAGCTCGTCCGGGGTGTCTACGACGCGGATTCCCGGCCCGAGCCCGGTCCGCGGATCATCCGCTCCGGTGCCGGCCTCAACCGTGCGCAGCGGCGTCGGGTGGCTCGGCGTCGGGCCTGA
- a CDS encoding nitrate/nitrite transporter yields the protein MTSETTSTPDLRTGQGLNLFLATLAFGISFWAWNLIGPLGVRYSDILNLSSSQKSILVAIPIVVGSLGRILTGALTDRFGGRLMFPILLLATAPFVLLLAVAGNIGSYPMMLIIGFFLGIGGTTFAVGIPFANAWYAKSRRGFATGVFGVGMGGTAASSFFTPRFVSWFGYTATHVIIAIALVVVAGVVWLFMRDSPAWHPNHDPVVPKLVAAAKLPITWQMGFLYAATFGGFVAFSTYLPTYLKDVYDFDLQAAGTRTAGFAIAAVIARPIGGVLSDRFGPRLITAISCAGAAVLAVWMVTKPGLEIPAGVDFVLMAVCMGLGSGSVFSWVAQQAPQSRVGAVTGIVGAAGGLGGFFPPLVMGATYDAATHSYTIGLVLLTVTAVLALLFTLFGIKHRAASPPAG from the coding sequence ATGACCTCCGAGACGACGTCGACACCGGACCTGCGCACCGGCCAGGGCCTCAACCTCTTTCTGGCCACCCTCGCCTTCGGGATCAGCTTCTGGGCATGGAACCTGATCGGCCCGTTGGGAGTTCGCTACTCGGACATCCTGAACCTGTCGTCGAGCCAGAAGTCGATCCTGGTCGCGATCCCGATCGTCGTCGGGTCACTCGGCCGCATCCTCACCGGAGCCCTCACCGACCGGTTCGGCGGGCGCCTGATGTTCCCGATACTCCTGCTGGCGACGGCACCGTTCGTGCTTTTGCTCGCGGTGGCCGGCAACATCGGCTCCTACCCGATGATGCTGATCATCGGTTTCTTCCTCGGTATCGGTGGAACCACCTTCGCGGTCGGTATCCCGTTCGCCAACGCCTGGTATGCCAAGTCACGGCGCGGATTCGCCACCGGCGTCTTCGGGGTGGGCATGGGCGGGACGGCCGCGTCGTCGTTCTTCACTCCCCGATTCGTCTCCTGGTTCGGCTACACGGCAACGCATGTCATCATCGCGATCGCGCTTGTCGTCGTCGCCGGTGTCGTCTGGCTGTTCATGCGCGATTCACCGGCGTGGCACCCCAACCACGACCCGGTGGTTCCCAAACTCGTTGCCGCCGCCAAACTTCCGATCACCTGGCAGATGGGCTTCCTGTACGCGGCCACCTTCGGTGGCTTCGTCGCCTTCTCGACATACCTGCCGACCTACCTGAAGGACGTCTACGACTTCGACCTGCAGGCCGCGGGCACGCGCACCGCCGGATTCGCGATCGCGGCCGTCATCGCCCGGCCGATCGGCGGCGTACTCTCGGATCGATTCGGCCCCAGGCTGATCACCGCCATCTCGTGCGCCGGCGCCGCCGTGCTCGCCGTCTGGATGGTGACCAAACCAGGCCTGGAGATCCCCGCCGGCGTCGACTTCGTGCTGATGGCCGTGTGTATGGGCCTCGGGTCGGGCTCGGTGTTCAGCTGGGTCGCGCAGCAGGCACCCCAGAGCCGCGTCGGGGCGGTGACCGGCATCGTCGGAGCCGCGGGCGGGCTCGGCGGATTCTTCCCACCGCTGGTGATGGGCGCGACCTACGACGCCGCCACCCACAGCTACACCATCGGCCTCGTCCTGCTCACCGTGACCGCGGTCCTCGCCCTTCTCTTCACCCTCTTCGGCATCAAACACCGGGCCGCCTCTCCACCCGCTGGTTGA
- the narH gene encoding nitrate reductase subunit beta — protein MRVMAQMGMVMNLDKCIGCHTCSVTCKQAWTNRAGTEYVWFNNVETRPGQGYPRRYEDQETWRGGWTLNKKGKLRLRTGGRLQKLLTLFASPVQPTLDDYYEPWTYDYQTLVDAPLGDDFPVARPKSLITGEDTKVAWSANWDDNLGGAPEMGGLDPVVEKLRRESEDAIKFSFEQTFMFYLPRICEHCLNPSCMASCPSGAIYKRAEDGIVLVDQDRCRGWRQCITGCPYKKIYFNHKSGKAEKCTFCYPRVEVGLPTVCSETCVGRLRYLGLFLYDADAVTAAAATPDDKDLYEAQLDLMLDPEDPEVIAAAREQGIPDDWLTAARRSPVYALAKKYRVALPLHPEYRTMPMVWYVPPLSPIVDLLAKQGHDGEDRGNLFGAIDSLRIPLEYLAELFTAGDTATISRVLHTLAAMRSYMRDVTLGRETDASIPASVGLSEQQIYEMYRLMALAKYDERYVIPTAHVEQAHELEEIGCALDYDEGPGMFDSSAFGEASGRPAPVSVETFHALRQRQTTDTAAGSESLAGRTNLLNWDGNGTPAGLFPDRTGER, from the coding sequence ATGCGTGTCATGGCCCAGATGGGCATGGTCATGAACCTCGACAAGTGCATCGGATGTCACACGTGTTCGGTCACCTGCAAGCAGGCGTGGACCAACCGCGCCGGCACCGAGTACGTGTGGTTCAACAATGTGGAAACCCGTCCCGGACAGGGATATCCGCGCCGCTACGAAGACCAGGAGACCTGGCGCGGCGGCTGGACGCTCAACAAGAAGGGCAAACTGCGGCTGCGCACCGGCGGACGTCTGCAGAAGTTGTTGACGCTCTTCGCCTCTCCGGTCCAGCCGACCCTCGACGACTATTACGAGCCCTGGACCTACGACTATCAGACGCTGGTGGATGCGCCCCTGGGCGACGACTTTCCCGTCGCACGCCCCAAATCGCTGATCACCGGCGAGGACACCAAGGTGGCATGGTCGGCCAACTGGGACGACAATCTCGGTGGCGCACCGGAAATGGGTGGACTCGATCCAGTGGTCGAGAAGCTGCGCCGCGAATCCGAGGACGCCATCAAGTTCAGCTTCGAGCAGACCTTCATGTTCTACCTGCCGCGGATCTGCGAGCACTGCCTCAATCCGTCGTGTATGGCGTCGTGCCCGTCGGGTGCCATCTACAAGCGTGCCGAGGACGGCATCGTCCTCGTCGATCAGGATCGGTGCCGCGGATGGCGTCAGTGCATCACCGGATGCCCGTACAAGAAGATCTATTTCAATCACAAATCGGGTAAGGCCGAGAAGTGCACGTTCTGTTATCCCCGCGTCGAGGTGGGGCTGCCCACGGTGTGCTCGGAGACCTGCGTCGGGCGCCTGCGCTACCTCGGCTTGTTCCTCTACGACGCCGACGCGGTCACCGCGGCGGCGGCCACCCCCGACGACAAGGACCTCTACGAGGCCCAACTCGACCTGATGCTCGATCCCGAGGACCCCGAGGTCATCGCTGCCGCCCGCGAGCAGGGCATCCCCGACGACTGGCTGACCGCCGCCCGGCGGTCCCCGGTCTACGCGCTGGCCAAGAAGTATCGGGTGGCACTGCCCCTGCATCCCGAGTACCGCACCATGCCGATGGTCTGGTACGTCCCACCACTTTCGCCGATCGTCGATCTGCTTGCCAAGCAGGGCCACGACGGGGAGGATCGCGGAAACCTGTTCGGCGCCATCGATTCTCTGCGGATTCCGTTGGAGTACCTCGCCGAATTGTTCACCGCCGGTGACACCGCAACGATCAGCCGGGTGCTGCACACGCTGGCCGCGATGCGCTCCTACATGCGGGATGTCACGCTTGGGCGAGAGACCGACGCGTCCATCCCCGCCTCGGTCGGACTGTCCGAACAGCAGATCTACGAGATGTACCGCCTGATGGCGCTGGCGAAATACGATGAGCGGTACGTGATCCCGACCGCCCACGTCGAACAGGCCCACGAACTCGAGGAGATCGGGTGCGCCCTCGACTACGACGAGGGGCCGGGCATGTTCGACTCGTCGGCCTTCGGCGAGGCGAGCGGACGGCCGGCGCCGGTGTCCGTGGAGACCTTTCACGCGCTGCGTCAGCGGCAGACCACCGACACAGCGGCCGGTTCTGAGAGCCTCGCCGGACGCACCAACCTGCTCAACTGGGACGGAAATGGAACTCCCGCAGGCCTTTTCCCCGACCGGACGGGCGAGCGGTGA
- the narJ gene encoding nitrate reductase molybdenum cofactor assembly chaperone yields the protein MIGRRNRGDGTATSVIRQVASWCLTYPDDEILSRTGLLDDALRQQRRTPAIELLRGFVAHLDASEPDTLRQDYTDTFDLSRKHTLYLSYWTAGDTRRRGTVLGEFKQHYRDSGFLVDLHGELPDHLPIVLEFAARVDPDAGGALLQDFRPALELLRLSLVERGSPYADVLVAVCATLPGESPADRRAVAAMRESPVPTENVGLEPYDPRLLPLTTTGTTVR from the coding sequence GTGATCGGGCGGCGCAACCGCGGCGACGGCACCGCCACGTCGGTGATCCGCCAGGTGGCGTCGTGGTGTCTCACCTATCCCGATGACGAGATACTCTCGAGGACCGGACTTCTCGACGACGCGTTACGTCAGCAACGCCGCACACCCGCGATCGAACTCCTGCGTGGCTTCGTCGCACACCTGGATGCGAGTGAGCCGGATACGTTGCGGCAGGACTACACCGACACCTTCGATCTGTCCCGCAAACACACGCTGTACCTGTCGTATTGGACGGCCGGGGACACCCGACGCCGCGGGACGGTACTCGGCGAGTTCAAACAGCACTACCGCGACAGCGGGTTCCTCGTCGACCTGCATGGCGAGTTGCCCGATCACCTGCCGATCGTTCTGGAGTTCGCGGCCCGGGTGGACCCCGACGCCGGCGGCGCACTGCTGCAGGACTTCCGTCCGGCGCTGGAGTTGCTGCGATTGTCGCTGGTCGAACGGGGCTCACCGTATGCCGACGTGCTGGTGGCCGTGTGCGCCACCCTCCCCGGCGAATCACCGGCCGACCGGCGTGCGGTCGCCGCCATGCGGGAGTCGCCGGTACCGACCGAGAACGTCGGGCTCGAACCCTACGATCCGCGACTGCTGCCGCTGACGACAACGGGCACGACGGTGAGGTGA
- a CDS encoding DUF4262 domain-containing protein yields MSDHAAAIRGLPRWHPNPYIRSAIETIRRDGWQVTAVDTVCACSSVGCSRPDCAFAYTAGLTLHGIPELAVYGLPSNTSRALLNELAGLLHQHDWRTLVHSHTEVTSRTMAAPVRLIEAIDTDDMLMANLLFADSPALQVVWPDDNGHYPWQDEYTLLPLHQPLKGIEDPTAGYRRTLRVITTERGPDRALPRTARRMKGH; encoded by the coding sequence ATGTCAGACCACGCAGCAGCGATCCGAGGTCTGCCCCGGTGGCATCCCAATCCGTACATCCGCTCGGCGATCGAGACCATTCGACGGGACGGCTGGCAGGTCACCGCTGTCGACACCGTCTGCGCGTGCAGCTCGGTGGGCTGCAGCCGGCCGGATTGCGCCTTCGCCTACACCGCGGGACTGACGTTGCACGGCATCCCCGAACTGGCGGTGTACGGATTGCCGTCCAACACCTCGCGAGCCCTGCTCAACGAGCTCGCCGGCCTGTTGCACCAGCACGACTGGCGCACCCTGGTCCACTCCCACACCGAGGTGACATCTCGCACCATGGCCGCTCCGGTGCGGCTGATCGAGGCCATCGACACCGACGACATGCTGATGGCGAATCTCCTCTTCGCGGATTCGCCTGCGCTGCAGGTCGTCTGGCCCGACGACAACGGCCACTACCCCTGGCAGGACGAGTACACACTGCTCCCCCTGCATCAGCCACTCAAGGGGATCGAGGACCCTACGGCCGGCTACCGCCGAACCCTGCGAGTGATAACCACCGAGAGGGGTCCCGACCGCGCGCTGCCGCGGACCGCACGGCGCATGAAGGGACACTGA
- a CDS encoding nitrate reductase subunit alpha produces the protein MGRSPGVDGNAAKALLDIGRFFTRWDESDDGRAVFRDGGRAGDVFYRDRWSHDKVVRSTHGVNCTGSCSWKVYVKDGIITWETQETDYPSVGADRPEYEPRGCPRGAAFSWYTYSPTRVRHPYARGVLVEMYRAAKARVGDPVLAWADVVGDPVRRRAYQQARGKGGLVRVTWDEAIEIAAAAHVHTIKTYGPDRCAGFSPIPAMSMVSHCVGTRFIQLIGGVMTSFYDWYADLPVASPQVFGDQTDVPESGDWWDATYLMMWGSNIPVTRTPDAHWMAEVRYRGTKVVTVSPDYADNTKFADEWLPAAAGTDAALAMAMGHVILTEFFVRGRTEFFDDYVRRFTDLPFLIHLDEHEDGCVPGKFVTADELGALDASAPEDVWKTVVLDEQTAQPVVPNGSMGFRYAESGVGRWNLDLEGVTPALSAAGDHAEPVVVYFPAFDAPDGSGSVLRRGVPARRVGGHLVTTVYDLMLAQYGVARVGLPGDWPRDYDDVTSPYTPAWQAEITGVPADAAIRIAREFASNADESEGRSMIIMGAGICQWFHGDATYRAILTLLILTGCMGRNGGGWAHYVGQEKCRPITGWISLANALDWTRPPRTMTGTSYWYMHTDQWRNDGYSSASLASPLSRGVLDHEHTADAIAQSARLGWMPFYPQFSLNPLDVAEQARAAIDSGAATDAASYVTQRLSDGTLTPAITDVDAPENWPRTLVLWRSNLMGSSAKGNEYFLRHLLGTHHNVLGTEKPDTPRPREIVWHEQAPEGKLDFLMSADFRMTSTTLLSDVVFPAATWYEKHDLSSTDMHPFVHAFSPAIDPPWEAKTDFDLFHLLAGKLSDLARTHLGVRHDLVSVPLQHDTPGETAQPHGRVHDWSRADVAAVPGRNTPMFSIVERDYTTIADKLAAVGPLADSLGFTVKNVTYELSGATERLAQANGVMLGGAADGRPAIDTDAKLAEAILTFSGTTNGELAVQGFQTLQQRVGFLLDDLARGSEEKHIRFADTQQAPVPVITSPEWSGSETGGRRYAPFTVNIERLKPFHTLTGRMHFYLDHDWMIDIGESLPIYRPPLDMHRLFGEPRLGPTGEREITVRYLTPHSKWSIHSEYQDNLFMLSLSRGGPTAWLSPQDAASIDVADNDWIECVNANGVVVCRAIVSHRMPAGVCYVHHAQERTIDVPKSEATGRRGGIHNSATRLLVKPSHLIGGYAQLSYAFNYLGPAGNQRDIVSTIRKRSQEVTY, from the coding sequence ATGGGCCGATCACCTGGAGTTGACGGCAACGCGGCGAAGGCCCTCCTCGACATCGGCAGATTCTTCACCCGGTGGGACGAAAGTGATGACGGCCGTGCGGTGTTCCGCGATGGCGGCCGTGCGGGCGACGTCTTCTATCGCGACCGGTGGAGCCACGACAAGGTGGTCCGGTCCACACACGGCGTGAACTGCACCGGATCGTGTTCGTGGAAGGTCTATGTCAAGGACGGCATCATCACCTGGGAGACCCAGGAGACCGACTACCCGTCCGTCGGTGCCGACCGTCCCGAGTACGAGCCGCGGGGATGTCCGCGTGGCGCCGCCTTCTCCTGGTACACCTACTCCCCCACCCGCGTACGCCACCCGTACGCCCGTGGGGTTCTCGTCGAGATGTATCGCGCCGCCAAGGCCCGCGTCGGCGACCCGGTGCTCGCCTGGGCCGACGTGGTGGGCGACCCGGTCCGGCGCCGGGCATACCAGCAGGCCCGCGGCAAGGGCGGATTGGTGCGGGTCACCTGGGACGAGGCCATCGAGATCGCGGCCGCCGCGCATGTCCACACCATCAAGACCTACGGACCCGATCGGTGCGCCGGGTTCTCGCCGATCCCGGCGATGTCGATGGTGAGCCACTGCGTCGGCACCCGGTTCATCCAGTTGATCGGCGGGGTGATGACCTCGTTCTACGACTGGTACGCCGATCTCCCGGTGGCCAGCCCGCAGGTCTTCGGCGATCAGACCGATGTTCCCGAGTCCGGGGACTGGTGGGATGCCACCTACCTGATGATGTGGGGTTCCAACATCCCCGTCACCCGCACCCCGGATGCCCACTGGATGGCCGAGGTCCGCTACCGCGGTACCAAGGTCGTCACGGTCAGCCCCGACTACGCCGACAACACCAAGTTCGCCGACGAGTGGCTGCCGGCTGCGGCGGGTACCGACGCCGCGCTCGCGATGGCGATGGGGCACGTCATCCTCACCGAGTTCTTCGTGCGGGGGCGCACCGAGTTCTTCGACGACTACGTCCGGCGGTTCACCGACCTGCCGTTCCTGATCCACCTCGATGAGCACGAGGACGGTTGCGTACCGGGCAAATTCGTCACCGCCGACGAACTCGGTGCCCTCGACGCGTCGGCGCCCGAGGACGTCTGGAAGACGGTGGTGCTCGACGAGCAGACCGCGCAACCGGTGGTTCCCAACGGATCCATGGGCTTCCGGTACGCGGAATCCGGTGTCGGACGGTGGAATCTGGATCTCGAGGGCGTGACACCGGCGCTGAGCGCGGCCGGCGATCACGCCGAGCCGGTCGTCGTCTACTTCCCCGCCTTCGACGCACCCGACGGCAGTGGTTCGGTGCTGCGACGCGGCGTACCGGCACGACGCGTCGGCGGCCACCTGGTGACCACCGTCTACGACCTCATGCTGGCCCAGTACGGCGTCGCGCGCGTGGGCCTCCCCGGCGACTGGCCGCGTGACTACGACGACGTCACCAGTCCGTACACGCCGGCCTGGCAGGCCGAGATCACCGGCGTCCCGGCCGACGCGGCGATCCGAATCGCCCGCGAATTCGCCTCCAATGCAGACGAATCCGAGGGCAGGTCGATGATCATCATGGGCGCCGGCATCTGCCAGTGGTTCCACGGCGATGCGACCTACCGCGCCATCCTGACGCTGCTCATCCTCACCGGTTGCATGGGCCGCAACGGGGGCGGCTGGGCCCACTATGTGGGACAAGAGAAGTGCCGGCCGATCACCGGATGGATCTCGCTGGCCAACGCCTTGGACTGGACGCGCCCGCCACGAACCATGACCGGGACGTCCTATTGGTACATGCACACCGATCAGTGGCGCAACGACGGCTACTCGAGCGCCTCGCTCGCCTCACCGCTGTCGCGTGGTGTGCTCGACCACGAACACACCGCCGACGCCATCGCGCAGTCGGCGCGACTGGGGTGGATGCCGTTCTATCCGCAGTTCTCGCTCAACCCGCTCGACGTCGCCGAGCAGGCCCGTGCGGCCATCGATTCCGGAGCGGCCACCGACGCGGCGAGCTATGTGACCCAACGGCTTTCCGACGGGACACTCACGCCGGCCATCACCGATGTCGACGCGCCGGAGAACTGGCCCCGCACCTTGGTGCTGTGGCGCTCCAATCTGATGGGGTCCTCGGCGAAAGGCAACGAGTACTTCCTGCGACATCTCCTCGGTACCCACCACAACGTGTTGGGTACCGAGAAACCCGACACACCGCGCCCACGTGAGATCGTCTGGCACGAGCAGGCACCCGAGGGCAAACTCGACTTCCTGATGTCCGCGGACTTCCGCATGACGTCGACGACGCTGCTCTCCGACGTCGTCTTCCCAGCGGCCACCTGGTATGAGAAGCACGACCTCTCCTCCACCGACATGCATCCGTTTGTGCATGCGTTCTCGCCGGCGATCGACCCGCCGTGGGAGGCCAAGACCGACTTCGACCTGTTCCACCTACTGGCCGGCAAGTTGTCCGACCTCGCGCGCACGCATCTCGGGGTGCGTCACGATCTGGTGAGCGTCCCACTACAGCACGACACACCCGGTGAGACCGCGCAACCCCATGGACGGGTTCATGATTGGTCGCGCGCCGATGTCGCGGCGGTACCCGGACGCAACACGCCGATGTTCAGCATCGTCGAACGGGACTACACCACCATCGCCGACAAACTGGCCGCCGTCGGGCCGCTGGCCGATTCACTGGGCTTCACTGTGAAGAACGTCACCTACGAATTGTCCGGCGCCACAGAGCGACTCGCCCAGGCCAACGGCGTCATGCTCGGCGGAGCCGCCGACGGCCGGCCGGCCATCGACACCGACGCCAAACTAGCCGAAGCCATCCTCACCTTCTCCGGCACCACCAACGGCGAATTGGCGGTCCAGGGTTTCCAGACGCTGCAGCAGCGTGTCGGATTCCTGCTCGACGACCTGGCACGCGGTTCGGAGGAGAAGCACATCCGCTTCGCCGACACCCAGCAGGCGCCGGTCCCGGTGATCACCTCCCCCGAGTGGTCGGGATCGGAGACCGGCGGACGCCGGTATGCACCGTTTACGGTGAACATCGAGCGGCTCAAGCCTTTTCACACCCTCACCGGACGAATGCACTTCTACCTCGATCACGACTGGATGATCGACATCGGCGAATCGCTGCCCATCTACCGGCCTCCGCTGGACATGCATCGGCTGTTCGGCGAACCCCGTCTCGGTCCCACCGGGGAGCGGGAAATCACGGTGCGGTACCTGACGCCGCACTCGAAGTGGTCCATCCACTCCGAGTATCAGGACAACCTGTTCATGCTGTCGCTGTCACGTGGCGGCCCGACGGCGTGGCTGTCACCGCAGGATGCCGCCTCGATCGATGTCGCCGACAACGACTGGATCGAATGTGTCAACGCCAACGGCGTCGTGGTGTGCCGGGCCATCGTCTCCCACCGCATGCCCGCCGGGGTCTGCTACGTCCATCACGCCCAGGAACGCACCATCGACGTCCCCAAGTCGGAGGCGACCGGTCGTCGTGGCGGCATCCACAATTCGGCGACGCGGCTGCTGGTCAAACCCAGCCACCTCATCGGCGGTTACGCCCAGTTGTCTTATGCCTTCAACTATCTCGGGCCGGCCGGCAATCAGCGCGACATCGTGTCCACAATCCGTAAACGCAGCCAGGAGGTGACCTACTGA